ccagcggtaagtgttcgacttctcgacttcttcccacGATTtgaagagttaatactaactgattgtcttaacacaggattcaacagcgttgtatcggagttacccgccacaaCCCGATCTACCCCGGCCTTACCACATGCTGCCCAGCGCTGCAGCCAAAGCACAGAAGGAAAAAATGGCTGGCAGCGAGTCAGCCGCGGGCAGCCAGGCAACTGGGGAGGGggtgcaagcaaacaactcctccgggtcatccgtggagttatctgacgacgcacctctagttccccggtggcgccgggagatgcggaaacgcaaagccagcaccgttgacctcgccgggtaagtaTCTGTCGAAATATAAAGTGTCGAGTTGTTTCGCTGAAATATTGATAACAACTCTGCTTTGCTGTCCGtcatcttctttgcccagcccccagcgccagAGGGTAGCCAAAACGCCCCTCACCGGAAATGACGCACCAGAGGCCAGACCCACGGAAGCTGATGGGGTGGAACCGGCACCATCTCGTGCCGAGGATGTAacgattgccgtggcgggccctGCATCAGGGCAACTCGCGCCCTCGACTGAAGCAGCCCTGCCACCATCAGTGGGTGCCGCGGCCATCGCCACGCCAGCGCTGCCAGCCTCATCGACTTGCACGCCTGCACCTCTGGCCACGAGTACAGTAGTGAAGAAACCCTTGAAGCTGGTGTGGAAAAAACCAACGATGATCCGATCCCGAGTGTAAGTAACGCTCTGGAccctgcccttagccatgtgacGAAATCACCATAAAAgtgttgtgctgttgtcttaAGCAGGTCAACCGCTGCGGTggcgccagaactcgagttggctccaccagcccccgagctttcgCCCGGGCAAGCCAATGTGctggagccagcagggagggcagatgtaatcGTGCTTGACTCGCCac
The sequence above is drawn from the Panicum hallii strain FIL2 chromosome 7, PHallii_v3.1, whole genome shotgun sequence genome and encodes:
- the LOC112900505 gene encoding mucin-7-like: MLPSAAAKAQKEKMAGSESAAGSQATGEGVQANNSSGSSVELSDDAPLVPRWRREMRKRKASTVDLAGPQRQRVAKTPLTGNDAPEARPTEADGVEPAPSRAEDVTIAVAGPASGQLAPSTEAALPPSVGAAAIATPALPASSTCTPAPLATSTVVKKPLKLVWKKPTMIRSRVSTAAVAPELELAPPAPELSPGQANVLEPAGRADVIVLDSPLPELQHAELEASSNEQVEAATAVPVDVAETPQPSALEGAGAASETTRLPTPGGENADTLQEMHLPGDDLSRLRQMFKAIDSFALDMNQRTSMKLEETDDPTLGRMIREPDHQPTIGPSGPARG